A genome region from Thalassococcus arenae includes the following:
- the addB gene encoding double-strand break repair protein AddB, translating to MFEPGDTPRVFALRPGVDFGQALVQGLRDRLRDHPPEAMARIELYVSTERMARRIRAVFDSGAAGFLPRIRLVTDLSDPETQAQLTPPVPPLQRRLELVALVQKLLEADPDLAPRSSIYDLADSLASLMDEMQGEGVVPGTVAALDVSDESGHWQRALSFLSIVQHYFDTDAQPDAQAFNRIALEQRLNRWENHPPTHPVIVAGSTGSRGTTARFMQAVSRLPQGALVLPGFDTDLPGPVWASLSDALNSEDHPQYRFAKLLRDLDIDPETVPTWADVPAPDPSRNRVLSLALRPAPVTHQWLTEGPSLPDLQTAMANATLVEAPSVRDEALAIAMRLRRAAEDGTRAALITPDRMLTRQVTSALDRWGIVPDDSAGMPAQLSPPGRFLRHVAALLHNRLTAESLLTLLKHPLTHNDDNRGAHLLNTRELELTIRRRAWPYPDPGLIRAWAEDRGCVDWANWVIACFCDRQIDGSIPVDALLETHIALANRISGGTDGAGAGPWQGQAGREVAGVVDALRRNAGYAPAMTARDYADLFGAVLSDAVIRERDAPHPNILIWGTLEARVMGADLVILGGLNEGSWPEPPAADPWLNRRMRHQVGLLLPERRIGLSAHDFQQAAAAREVWFTRSLKSDEAETVPARWLNRLTNLMNGLEDRGGRDALGAMRGRGDTWLGYARALERPWPADPAPRPSPVPPVAARPRELPVTDIKRLVRDPYHIYARRILRLKPLDPLHRAPDALMRGILTHEILDRFVRDTVSDPAQLTPEQLLIHAAAILEDPVQLPFPVQRHLWLARLSTAAEWFCDTERARQSRARPAYFETRGAASLPSGFTLTAKADRIDIDADGALHIYDYKTGKAPTGPQQQKFDKQLLLEAAIGTLGGFADIGPAPVAEAVFIQLAAGDPREVPAPLEDMPPHETWSDFAKLIAAYDDPDQGYTARRAMLKDTDSSDFDHLSRFGEWNVTAKPRREGLE from the coding sequence ATGTTTGAACCCGGCGACACCCCGCGCGTCTTCGCGCTGCGCCCGGGCGTCGATTTCGGTCAGGCTCTGGTGCAGGGCCTGCGCGACCGGCTGCGCGACCACCCGCCCGAGGCAATGGCCCGCATCGAGCTTTACGTCAGCACCGAGCGCATGGCGCGCCGCATTCGGGCGGTCTTCGATTCCGGGGCGGCGGGGTTCTTGCCGCGGATCCGGCTGGTGACCGATCTGTCCGACCCCGAGACGCAGGCACAACTGACGCCACCGGTTCCGCCTCTGCAACGGCGGCTGGAACTGGTGGCGCTTGTTCAGAAACTGCTCGAGGCCGATCCCGATCTTGCGCCCCGGTCGTCGATCTACGATCTGGCCGACAGCCTTGCATCACTGATGGATGAAATGCAGGGCGAAGGCGTCGTACCCGGCACGGTCGCGGCGCTGGACGTGTCGGACGAATCCGGCCACTGGCAACGGGCCCTGTCCTTTCTGTCCATCGTGCAACACTATTTCGACACCGATGCCCAGCCAGACGCGCAAGCGTTCAACCGAATAGCGCTGGAGCAGAGACTGAACCGCTGGGAAAACCATCCCCCGACCCATCCCGTAATCGTCGCCGGGTCGACCGGGTCACGGGGTACGACCGCCCGGTTCATGCAAGCGGTGTCACGTCTGCCGCAGGGTGCCCTGGTTCTGCCGGGTTTCGACACCGATCTGCCGGGGCCGGTCTGGGCCAGTCTGAGCGACGCGCTGAACAGCGAAGACCATCCGCAATACCGCTTTGCCAAGCTGTTGCGTGACCTCGACATCGATCCGGAAACCGTGCCCACATGGGCGGATGTCCCTGCCCCCGATCCCAGCCGCAACCGTGTGTTGTCTCTGGCATTGCGCCCGGCGCCGGTGACGCACCAATGGCTGACCGAAGGCCCGTCCCTGCCCGATCTGCAGACCGCCATGGCAAATGCAACCCTTGTCGAGGCGCCCTCGGTCCGGGACGAGGCGCTGGCGATCGCGATGCGCCTGCGCCGCGCCGCCGAGGACGGCACCCGCGCCGCACTGATCACGCCGGACCGGATGCTGACTCGGCAGGTGACGTCCGCACTGGATCGCTGGGGCATCGTGCCGGATGACAGCGCCGGGATGCCTGCGCAACTATCGCCTCCGGGTCGGTTCCTGCGGCATGTCGCGGCATTGTTGCACAACCGACTGACGGCCGAGTCGCTGCTGACATTGCTCAAGCACCCGCTGACCCACAATGACGACAACCGCGGGGCGCACCTGCTGAACACGCGCGAACTGGAATTGACGATCCGGCGCCGCGCCTGGCCCTATCCCGATCCGGGTCTGATCCGTGCCTGGGCCGAAGATCGCGGCTGCGTCGATTGGGCAAACTGGGTGATCGCGTGTTTCTGCGACAGGCAGATCGACGGTTCGATCCCGGTCGATGCTTTGCTGGAAACCCACATCGCCCTGGCAAACCGGATCTCTGGCGGGACCGACGGCGCAGGCGCCGGCCCGTGGCAAGGCCAAGCCGGCCGAGAGGTGGCCGGGGTTGTCGATGCGCTGCGCCGCAACGCCGGCTATGCACCGGCCATGACCGCCCGCGACTATGCCGATCTGTTCGGCGCGGTTCTGTCCGATGCGGTGATCCGCGAACGCGACGCGCCGCATCCGAATATCCTGATCTGGGGCACGCTGGAGGCCCGCGTCATGGGTGCGGACCTGGTGATCCTGGGCGGGCTCAACGAAGGCAGCTGGCCTGAACCGCCTGCCGCCGATCCCTGGCTGAACCGGCGGATGCGGCACCAGGTCGGCCTGTTGCTGCCCGAACGCAGGATCGGGCTTTCGGCGCATGATTTCCAGCAGGCCGCCGCCGCGCGCGAGGTCTGGTTCACCCGGTCCCTGAAATCGGACGAAGCGGAAACCGTGCCGGCCCGATGGCTCAACCGGCTGACCAACCTGATGAACGGGCTGGAAGATCGCGGCGGGCGCGACGCCCTTGGCGCGATGCGCGGCCGGGGTGACACATGGCTGGGTTATGCCCGGGCACTGGAACGACCGTGGCCTGCCGACCCCGCGCCGCGCCCTTCGCCGGTGCCGCCGGTCGCGGCCCGGCCGCGCGAATTGCCGGTCACCGACATCAAGCGGCTTGTGCGGGACCCCTACCACATCTATGCGCGCCGAATCTTGCGACTGAAACCGCTTGATCCGCTGCACCGTGCACCGGACGCGCTCATGCGCGGTATCCTCACCCACGAGATCCTTGACCGCTTCGTGAGAGACACCGTCTCTGATCCGGCGCAACTTACGCCCGAGCAGCTGTTGATCCATGCCGCGGCCATCCTGGAAGACCCCGTGCAACTGCCCTTTCCGGTGCAGCGCCATCTGTGGTTGGCCCGCCTGTCGACCGCCGCCGAATGGTTCTGCGACACCGAACGCGCCCGCCAGTCCCGCGCCCGCCCCGCCTATTTCGAGACCCGCGGCGCCGCGTCGTTGCCATCGGGCTTCACCCTGACCGCCAAGGCCGACAGGATCGACATCGACGCCGATGGCGCCTTGCATATCTACGATTACAAGACGGGCAAGGCGCCCACCGGACCCCAGCAGCAGAAGTTTGACAAACAACTCCTGCTAGAAGCAGCGATCGGCACCTTGGGCGGCTTCGCCGATATCGGTCCTGCCCCGGTGGCCGAGGCGGTATTCATCCAGCTTGCCGCAGGCGATCCGCGCGAGGTGCCTGCGCCGCTGGAAGACATGCCGCCGCACGAGACCTGGAGCGATTTCGCCAAGCTGATCGCGGCCTATGACGACCCCGATCAAGGCTATACGGCGCGCCGTGCCATGCTCAAGGACACGGACAGTTCGGATTTCGACCACCTGTCCCGTTTCGGCGAATGGAATGTCACGGCGAAACCGCGTCGCGAGGGCTTGGAATGA
- a CDS encoding nucleotidyltransferase family protein: protein MPDAVMLFAAGFGTRMRPLTDAIPKPLIPVAGRALLDHALALCATVPRKVVNAHYLADQIVAHLDGRGVSVSVEAPDILDTGGGLKTALPLLSANPVFTLNTDAIWDGPNPLDVLRDAWAGADADALLLCVPLARALGRSGGGDFSLDTEKRLKRGGELVYTGAQILRTDAVSAITDAAFSLNRVWDDIARSGRLRGVVYPGRWCDVGNPDGIALAEAVLRGDV from the coding sequence GTGCCCGATGCCGTGATGCTCTTCGCCGCGGGCTTCGGCACTCGGATGCGCCCGTTGACCGACGCCATACCCAAACCGCTGATCCCGGTCGCGGGGCGAGCCTTGTTGGATCACGCGCTGGCACTATGCGCCACCGTTCCTCGCAAGGTGGTCAACGCGCATTACCTCGCGGACCAGATCGTTGCGCATCTGGACGGGCGCGGCGTTTCCGTTTCTGTCGAAGCACCCGACATCCTGGACACCGGCGGCGGGCTGAAGACCGCACTGCCGCTGTTGAGCGCCAACCCGGTCTTCACGCTGAACACCGATGCGATCTGGGACGGACCGAACCCGCTCGACGTGCTGCGCGATGCGTGGGCCGGCGCGGATGCCGACGCGCTGCTGCTTTGCGTCCCCCTCGCCCGCGCCCTGGGGCGCAGTGGCGGCGGTGACTTTTCGCTCGACACGGAAAAACGACTGAAACGCGGGGGTGAGCTTGTCTACACGGGCGCGCAAATCCTGCGGACGGACGCGGTGTCCGCGATCACCGATGCGGCCTTTTCGCTGAACCGCGTCTGGGACGACATCGCGCGGTCGGGCCGCCTGCGCGGTGTCGTCTATCCCGGCCGCTGGTGCGATGTCGGCAATCCGGATGGCATCGCCCTGGCCGAAGCGGTTTTGCGCGGCGATGTTTGA
- a CDS encoding aminoglycoside phosphotransferase family protein, which translates to MNAAFLASAGWDRARQEQLAGDASARRYTRLRKGDTSAILMQDPEGDVAHFARLSRHLTSLGLSAPRILAMDAAAGLLLIEDLGDGLLARLASDPESEMRLYLCATDALLALHRHPPPDLPKADPATLAAMTDLAFDHYAETTAEDRKKRCIDALATALERHARDTDVMILRDYHAENILYLPGRTGPARAGLLDFQDALQGHRAYDLVSLLQDARRDVLPETAEAAVRHYLEHTGLDQARFRAALAVQGAQRNLRILGVFARLARQRGKPHYIDLIPRVWAHLQTDLRHPALADVASVLADALPAPSSDHLERLRTPCPMP; encoded by the coding sequence ATGAACGCGGCGTTCCTCGCATCCGCCGGTTGGGACAGAGCCAGACAGGAACAGCTGGCCGGCGATGCCTCGGCGCGCCGCTACACCAGGCTGCGGAAGGGCGATACCAGCGCGATACTCATGCAGGATCCCGAAGGCGACGTCGCGCACTTCGCCCGGCTGTCCCGCCACCTGACTTCGCTGGGCTTGAGTGCTCCTCGCATCCTGGCGATGGACGCCGCCGCAGGTCTGCTGCTGATCGAAGATCTGGGTGACGGTTTGCTGGCCAGGCTGGCAAGCGATCCGGAAAGCGAAATGCGGCTCTATCTCTGCGCAACTGATGCGCTTCTCGCTCTGCATCGGCACCCGCCACCCGATCTTCCGAAGGCAGATCCGGCAACACTGGCCGCCATGACGGACCTTGCCTTCGACCACTACGCCGAAACCACGGCGGAGGACCGGAAAAAACGATGCATCGACGCCTTGGCGACCGCATTGGAACGGCATGCCCGGGATACCGACGTGATGATCCTGCGCGACTACCACGCCGAGAACATCCTGTACTTGCCCGGACGCACAGGCCCGGCCCGGGCCGGGTTGCTGGATTTCCAGGACGCGCTGCAGGGGCACCGCGCCTACGACCTGGTGTCGCTGCTGCAAGACGCCCGTCGTGACGTCTTGCCCGAAACGGCGGAGGCCGCGGTCCGGCACTATCTCGAGCATACCGGGCTTGACCAGGCCCGCTTTCGCGCGGCGTTGGCGGTTCAGGGTGCGCAACGCAACCTGCGCATCCTTGGCGTCTTTGCGCGCCTCGCCCGCCAGCGGGGAAAACCACATTACATCGACCTGATTCCGCGTGTCTGGGCGCATCTTCAGACCGATCTGCGCCATCCGGCCTTGGCGGATGTCGCATCGGTTCTCGCCGATGCCCTGCCGGCTCCGTCATCCGACCATCTGGAAAGGCTGCGAACACCGTGCCCGATGCCGTGA
- the tsaE gene encoding tRNA (adenosine(37)-N6)-threonylcarbamoyltransferase complex ATPase subunit type 1 TsaE codes for MPARSLTSHLSDPEATCALAAAIGQRLRAGDVLLLGGSIGAGKTHFARCLIQSLLHEPEDVPSPTYTLVQVYDTRHGPLWHADLYRLSGIDEIVELGLVDAFDTAICLVEWPDRLDGLAPDSALRLDFSVTGEETRDVTLNWSHPRWDGVPELAA; via the coding sequence ATGCCGGCGCGTTCCCTGACATCGCACTTGTCCGACCCCGAAGCCACCTGCGCCTTGGCTGCCGCCATCGGGCAGCGGCTGCGCGCCGGCGACGTGCTGTTGCTGGGTGGCAGCATCGGCGCGGGGAAAACCCATTTCGCCCGCTGCCTGATCCAGTCGCTGCTACACGAACCCGAAGACGTTCCGTCGCCGACCTACACGCTGGTTCAGGTCTATGACACACGGCACGGTCCGCTTTGGCACGCCGATCTCTATCGCCTGTCCGGAATCGACGAGATCGTCGAACTGGGGCTGGTCGACGCGTTCGACACCGCGATCTGCCTTGTCGAATGGCCCGATCGTCTTGACGGGCTGGCGCCGGACTCGGCGCTGCGGCTGGACTTCAGCGTGACTGGCGAAGAAACCCGGGATGTGACGCTCAACTGGTCCCACCCTCGCTGGGACGGCGTGCCGGAGCTTGCCGCATGA